From a single bacterium genomic region:
- a CDS encoding STAS domain-containing protein, with the protein MRDFKITRIEESKDGVVVVAVEGQVGIEEAAQVSKFFEEIENEGVVWVIVSLEGVDFISTAGVGALLYAVGGARKRGGEIVFIEFSPKTKAVFEFLDLHDFIVTATDKESGQQVVKEIRSGARPAEG; encoded by the coding sequence ATGAGAGATTTCAAGATAACGAGGATAGAAGAGAGCAAAGACGGCGTGGTCGTCGTAGCGGTCGAGGGCCAGGTTGGTATCGAAGAGGCCGCCCAGGTCTCGAAGTTCTTTGAAGAGATCGAGAACGAAGGGGTCGTTTGGGTTATCGTGAGCCTCGAGGGCGTAGATTTTATTAGTACTGCCGGCGTGGGGGCGCTGCTGTACGCCGTGGGCGGCGCCCGGAAACGCGGCGGCGAAATAGTCTTTATCGAGTTTTCGCCCAAGACGAAAGCCGTCTTCGAATTTCTCGACCTCCACGACTTCATCGTTACCGCGACCGATAAGGAAAGCGGCCAACAGGTAGTTAAGGAAATTAGAAGCGGCGCCCGGCCGGCCGAGGGCTAG
- a CDS encoding EutN/CcmL family microcompartment protein: MKAGMVLGSVVAARVAEGLEGKRFLLALPVDEKDRPVGGEFVACDVVGAGRGARVIWIGGKEAALALGRDEVPVDATCVAILERHGRNKEGA; this comes from the coding sequence ATGAAAGCAGGTATGGTTTTAGGGTCGGTTGTGGCCGCGCGGGTCGCCGAAGGGCTCGAGGGAAAAAGGTTCCTCCTCGCGTTGCCGGTCGACGAAAAAGACCGGCCTGTGGGCGGGGAATTCGTAGCGTGCGACGTAGTGGGCGCGGGGCGCGGGGCCCGCGTAATTTGGATTGGCGGAAAGGAAGCGGCGTTGGCTTTAGGCCGGGACGAAGTTCCCGTAGACGCCACCTGCGTCGCGATATTGGAACGGCACGGGCGGAATAAGGAAGGCGCGTAA
- a CDS encoding STAS domain-containing protein, with translation MVNNKTTAGGVAVNRNVGAGATMATITGRVGIEEANELQRRFDEVFKAGRPWVIIRLKNVDFICSAGMGTLLSAVGEARKRGGEVIFTDVSPKVRTIFEFLDIWDYITSAADKDAALEMVAAGKRMQTQRTAAPVTPSFIVDDLKAKLGEGIRLSKDGKVKDALAYFNAVIKADRNNITALVWKASVLERLSQFDEARRLYKKVTDIGRGDPRLLTYARNRREKLEQKLSVATDREKAFERLRTTVYALAEAPGRPPDFFTSERTADARKVSFLECYRTWDDGSFFGKPRSGHSYVGGGGYFVWIGGRGVVIDPGKNFVTHFAEAGRRLADVEAIVVTGAAWDRGADLEPLLAAFNRYNQAALGPVKKIEVLVSGAVYKKYYSWLSTFDEAFLKLTVLYPGHAYRVGDATLDVKLADAAGGGSVDALGLTFAAGGANFAYAAEVAGRDLDGLAALYRSARGNVFLAHVGEVAVGKGAAPGGTAGFAGVEAVGRLLSEVRPSVALLGKMLDVTDPIALSEAIARATGVRCLPVDVGLTVNLETSEVFTAAGLVPVSALTVYKGEDGRLHYTPVG, from the coding sequence ATGGTTAACAACAAGACAACGGCGGGTGGTGTAGCGGTAAACCGTAACGTCGGCGCCGGCGCGACGATGGCGACGATTACGGGCCGCGTCGGGATAGAGGAAGCGAACGAGCTCCAACGCCGCTTCGACGAGGTATTTAAAGCCGGCCGGCCGTGGGTAATTATCAGATTGAAGAACGTGGATTTCATATGCTCCGCCGGGATGGGTACGCTGCTGTCGGCCGTCGGCGAAGCGCGCAAGCGGGGCGGGGAAGTAATTTTCACGGACGTATCGCCCAAAGTACGTACGATCTTCGAGTTCCTCGACATTTGGGATTACATAACGAGCGCGGCCGATAAGGACGCGGCGCTTGAGATGGTCGCCGCGGGGAAACGTATGCAGACCCAACGTACGGCGGCGCCAGTTACGCCCTCGTTTATCGTCGACGACTTAAAGGCCAAGCTCGGGGAGGGTATCCGGTTAAGTAAAGACGGCAAGGTAAAAGACGCTTTAGCTTATTTCAACGCCGTAATTAAAGCCGACAGAAACAATATTACGGCGCTGGTGTGGAAAGCGAGCGTACTCGAGCGGTTATCGCAATTCGACGAAGCCCGCCGCCTATATAAAAAGGTTACCGATATCGGGCGCGGCGACCCGCGTTTATTGACCTACGCCCGAAACCGGCGTGAAAAACTCGAGCAAAAACTAAGCGTCGCGACGGACCGGGAAAAAGCCTTCGAGCGGCTGAGGACCACCGTTTACGCTTTGGCCGAAGCCCCCGGGCGACCACCGGATTTTTTCACCTCCGAACGGACTGCGGACGCACGTAAAGTCTCCTTTCTGGAATGTTACCGCACGTGGGACGACGGTAGCTTTTTCGGGAAGCCGCGTTCGGGTCACTCGTACGTGGGGGGCGGCGGTTATTTCGTCTGGATAGGCGGCCGCGGCGTCGTCATAGACCCGGGTAAGAATTTCGTCACGCATTTCGCGGAGGCGGGGCGCCGGCTGGCCGACGTAGAGGCTATAGTCGTTACCGGCGCGGCGTGGGACCGCGGCGCCGATTTAGAACCCCTCCTGGCCGCTTTCAATCGTTACAACCAGGCGGCCTTGGGGCCTGTAAAAAAAATCGAGGTATTGGTTAGCGGCGCGGTATACAAGAAATATTATTCCTGGCTTTCGACATTCGACGAGGCGTTTCTCAAGCTGACGGTCCTTTATCCCGGGCACGCGTACCGCGTCGGCGACGCTACGCTCGACGTTAAGCTCGCCGACGCCGCGGGTGGCGGTAGCGTTGACGCGTTGGGTTTGACGTTCGCGGCCGGGGGCGCGAATTTCGCGTACGCAGCCGAAGTTGCCGGCCGCGATTTGGACGGGTTGGCGGCTCTATATCGCTCGGCGCGCGGAAACGTATTCCTCGCGCACGTGGGTGAAGTGGCCGTAGGGAAAGGGGCGGCGCCGGGAGGAACCGCCGGGTTCGCCGGCGTTGAGGCGGTGGGGCGGTTGCTGTCCGAAGTTCGACCCTCGGTCGCCCTATTGGGTAAAATGTTGGACGTAACCGACCCGATAGCGTTGAGTGAAGCGATCGCCAGGGCGACGGGTGTCCGCTGTTTGCCGGTAGACGTCGGCTTGACGGTCAATCTCGAAACGTCGGAAGTGTTTACGGCCGCCGGTTTGGTACCCGTATCCGCGTTAACCGTTTATAAGGGGGAGGACGGGCGCTTGCACTATACCCCGGTCGGTTAA
- a CDS encoding VIT domain-containing protein produces MLQKLCSTAVTLAAASLLLAAVAGADGIIIPYPYPFPPWPKPQPPQERYSLDIKYHHVETVIDDQVATTHVDELFKNPYNFDVEGVYIFPLPKGAAVDRFSLKVDGKPVEGTMLEADEAAAEYRKLVNRNKDPALLEYMGRGAVKARIYPIPAKGEKRVEITYSELLPYDGGLTKFVYPLDTERFSREPIEDVGVEVSIKAAGPVESVFSPSHKIQLERKSPTTAEVKYHVKNVKPAEDLILYYRVGGAEMGASVLAHKEGGEDGFAILIITPPAVTRAAPEPKELIFVLDISGSMAGEKIEQVKEAVKYCLNQLALADRFNIVPFNEQPTLFRDKAVGASAANVSAALDFVDKLTAGGGTNIDGALAKGLASTSTEPVGPTMVVFLTDGKPTVGERNVADIVANAVAANGNVDGRLFSFGVGYNVKAELLDGLSRKNGGTAQYVEPGEDIELAVTSFYDKISKPILTDVALTWEKVGFYDSYPPSVPDIFAGTQLTVLGRYKGELADGVLTVSGERAGKRESYRYDLGAVAGESRDNKYIPALWATRKIGFLLEQIKLEGEDKELIDAIVKLSKRYGVPTPYTSYLVEETGPAVKHPAPGVWGGLAGGEDLAAAGAWMNGRGGPTYIGSAAELSVRESKAIGDLKRAAVAPSAYGGAAVRYVEGKSFRLAAGTWRDLALDDETNRSVVEVEFGSKEYFDLLQEHPGLAPYFALGEKVEVSFGGVTYRVTL; encoded by the coding sequence ATGCTACAAAAGCTATGTAGCACCGCGGTAACGTTAGCGGCGGCGTCGTTACTGTTGGCCGCCGTCGCCGGCGCCGACGGCATAATTATACCGTACCCCTACCCCTTCCCGCCCTGGCCTAAGCCCCAGCCGCCTCAAGAACGCTACAGCCTCGACATTAAATATCACCACGTCGAGACGGTCATCGACGACCAGGTCGCGACCACCCACGTCGACGAGTTGTTTAAAAACCCCTACAACTTCGACGTCGAGGGCGTGTATATCTTCCCGCTGCCGAAGGGCGCGGCCGTCGACCGCTTTTCGCTCAAAGTGGACGGTAAACCGGTAGAGGGGACGATGCTCGAAGCCGACGAGGCCGCGGCCGAATATCGCAAACTGGTCAACCGGAATAAGGACCCGGCGCTGTTGGAGTATATGGGCCGCGGCGCCGTCAAAGCGCGCATTTACCCCATTCCGGCGAAAGGCGAGAAGCGCGTCGAAATTACGTACTCCGAGCTCCTGCCCTACGACGGCGGCCTGACCAAGTTCGTATATCCCCTCGACACCGAACGCTTCAGCCGCGAGCCTATAGAAGACGTCGGCGTCGAAGTGAGCATAAAGGCCGCCGGCCCCGTCGAGAGCGTATTCTCGCCCTCGCATAAAATCCAGCTCGAGCGTAAAAGCCCGACCACGGCCGAGGTAAAGTACCACGTTAAAAACGTAAAACCCGCCGAAGACTTGATCCTGTACTACCGCGTAGGCGGCGCCGAAATGGGAGCGAGCGTCCTCGCGCACAAAGAGGGCGGCGAAGACGGGTTCGCCATCCTCATCATCACGCCGCCGGCGGTGACGCGGGCCGCGCCCGAGCCCAAAGAGCTCATCTTCGTTCTGGATATATCGGGCTCGATGGCGGGCGAAAAAATCGAACAGGTCAAAGAGGCGGTTAAGTATTGCCTAAACCAACTGGCGCTGGCCGACCGCTTTAACATCGTACCGTTCAACGAGCAGCCGACGCTGTTCCGCGACAAGGCGGTCGGCGCGAGCGCGGCTAATGTATCGGCGGCCCTCGACTTCGTCGATAAGTTAACGGCCGGCGGCGGCACGAATATCGACGGCGCGTTGGCGAAGGGCCTGGCGTCTACCTCCACCGAGCCGGTCGGGCCCACGATGGTGGTCTTCCTCACCGACGGCAAGCCGACGGTAGGCGAGCGGAACGTAGCCGACATCGTCGCCAACGCCGTCGCCGCTAATGGAAACGTGGACGGCCGCCTGTTCTCGTTCGGCGTCGGTTATAACGTTAAGGCCGAACTCCTCGACGGCCTATCCCGGAAAAACGGCGGTACGGCTCAATACGTAGAACCGGGCGAAGACATCGAGCTGGCCGTAACGTCTTTCTACGACAAGATCTCGAAGCCGATTCTTACCGACGTGGCGCTCACCTGGGAAAAGGTCGGATTTTACGACTCATACCCGCCGTCGGTGCCGGATATCTTCGCCGGGACGCAGCTCACCGTCCTCGGACGGTACAAAGGCGAACTGGCCGACGGCGTCCTGACCGTCTCGGGCGAACGCGCCGGCAAGCGGGAGTCGTACCGCTACGACCTCGGCGCCGTCGCCGGCGAGAGCCGCGACAATAAATATATCCCTGCGCTGTGGGCCACGCGCAAGATAGGTTTCCTGCTGGAGCAGATAAAGCTGGAGGGCGAAGACAAGGAATTGATCGACGCCATCGTCAAGCTCTCCAAACGCTACGGCGTTCCGACGCCTTACACGTCGTACCTGGTGGAGGAAACGGGGCCGGCCGTCAAGCATCCCGCGCCCGGGGTGTGGGGCGGCCTCGCCGGCGGCGAGGATTTGGCGGCCGCCGGCGCGTGGATGAACGGGCGAGGCGGTCCAACCTACATCGGGAGCGCGGCGGAACTATCGGTCCGGGAATCGAAGGCCATCGGCGACTTGAAGCGCGCCGCGGTAGCGCCGTCCGCTTACGGCGGCGCCGCCGTGCGCTACGTGGAAGGTAAAAGCTTCCGGTTGGCCGCCGGCACGTGGCGCGACCTGGCCCTCGACGACGAGACGAACCGAAGCGTCGTAGAGGTGGAATTCGGGAGTAAAGAGTACTTCGACTTATTGCAAGAACACCCCGGCCTCGCCCCGTACTTTGCCCTGGGCGAGAAAGTCGAAGTGTCGTTTGGAGGGGTAACGTACCGCGTTACGCTATGA
- a CDS encoding EutN/CcmL family microcompartment protein, protein MELARVLGPAPSNLKHPALAGLKLVFAETEERGRGGVVVAWDLADAGRGDRVLIMREGGAAMRLLGRGAAPVRTVLIAHVDRVDG, encoded by the coding sequence ATGGAGTTGGCACGCGTATTAGGGCCGGCGCCCTCGAACCTTAAACACCCGGCGCTTGCCGGTTTAAAACTGGTCTTCGCGGAAACCGAGGAGAGGGGGAGGGGCGGGGTCGTAGTAGCGTGGGATTTGGCGGATGCCGGCCGCGGCGACCGGGTTCTAATAATGAGGGAGGGCGGCGCGGCGATGCGCCTTTTGGGTCGCGGCGCGGCTCCCGTGCGTACCGTTTTAATAGCTCACGTGGATAGAGTCGATGGTTAA
- a CDS encoding EutN/CcmL family microcompartment protein — MRLGNVVGAVVSTVKDEGLDGLKLLVVEDADIYGRGKGSHYVAVDAVGAGRGELVLTAAGSSARQTRSTKDRPVDAVIMAIVETVEANGEITYRKAGK; from the coding sequence GTGCGCCTCGGTAACGTAGTCGGTGCGGTGGTGTCGACCGTCAAAGACGAGGGTCTTGACGGGTTAAAACTGCTCGTCGTGGAAGACGCGGACATCTACGGCCGGGGAAAGGGTTCCCACTACGTGGCCGTTGACGCCGTGGGGGCCGGGAGGGGGGAGCTGGTATTGACCGCGGCCGGCTCGTCGGCGCGGCAGACGCGGTCGACGAAAGACAGGCCCGTAGATGCGGTCATTATGGCCATCGTCGAGACCGTCGAAGCGAACGGCGAAATTACGTATCGGAAAGCTGGGAAGTAA